A part of Lacerta agilis isolate rLacAgi1 chromosome 7, rLacAgi1.pri, whole genome shotgun sequence genomic DNA contains:
- the LOC117049619 gene encoding protocadherin alpha-5-like, giving the protein MGSGQLHYSVPEESQHGTFVGRIAQDLGLEVSELVPRLFRMESQGHEDYFKVNLQNGILFVNSRIDREELCAKSPLCSIHLEVIVDKPLKVFHVEVEIADINDNAPIFAVTEQTLIIAESRLPYSPFPLESASDADIGSNALLTYKISPNDYFKLNVVTNEDHTKSAGLELKKPLDREDISVHHLLLTATDGGKPELTGTVQLVINVLDVNDNAPLFSQSVYKVRVPENPVNGTHIITLNATDLDEGIFKEVTYSFSSLVPPKVKNTFQISDSTGDIKVVGPLDYEDINLWEIQVVAEDKGNPPLAGHCKVVIEILDMNDNTPQLSLKSLSVPVPEDSPQGTMVALISISDRDSGPNGQVSCSLWPSGIPFKLVSTFKNYYSLMLEETLDREQMAEYVLVVMAHDEGTPSLSASSTLLVPIGDVNDNAPAFAQPSYTVFVKENNPPGAHIFTVSASDPDVAENSLISYWIDEKLWPLTSYISVHSESGKVYALQPLDYEELKLLEFQVRAKDAGLPSLCGNVTIQVFVVDENDNAPEVSRAAESPIMLVIPIKAGHAVGKIHALDADSGYNAWLRYELHEANNGPWRVGLYSGEISTTHALDEAAGSVGTQNILVLVKDHGKPALSATATLSVSLVASTQAVQADAHLVRLGGSPKPQVENVNVYLVIAICSVSSLFLLAIIVYISLRCRCQAKEAMVYGPGTATLVCASEVGSWSYSNRHSHILAGVSGEAGAKSDLMVFTPNVPVFAMNGDAGNGKELISNSSDEEFAPPSTLSWRVLEFTGTCRAEGI; this is encoded by the exons ATGGGGAGCGGCCAGCTCCATTATTCTGTGCCGGAGGAATCCCAGCATGGCACCTTTGTGGGCCGTATCGCCCAGGATCTGGGGCTGGAGGTGAGTGAGCTGGTGCCTCGCCTGTTCCGGATGGAATCTCAAGGCCATGAGGACTATTTCAAGGTAAATTTGCAGAATGGCATTTTGTTTGTGAATTCCCGGATAGACAGGGAGGAGCTGTGTGCCAAGAGCCCTTTGTGCTCCATCCACCTGGAGGTGATTGTGGATAAACCCCTGAAAGTCTTCCATGTGGAAGTGGAGATAGCAGACATAAATGACAATGCCCCCATTTTCGCTGTCACAGAGCAAACATTGATTATTGCAGAATCAAGACTGCCATATTCTCCTTTCCCACTGGAGAGTGCTTCTGATGCAGATATTGGCAGCAATGCTCTGTTAACTTACAAGATCAGTCCAAATGATTATTTCAAGCTGAATGTAGTAACAAATGAAGACCACACTAAATCTGCTGGGCTAGAATTAAAGAAACCATTAGACAGAGAAGACATATCTGTGCACCATTTATTACTGACAGCCACAGATGGTGGTAAGCCAGAGCTCACAGGAACAGTTCAGCTTGTGATAAATGTATTGGATGTAAATGATAATGCTCCATTATTCAGCCAATCTGTTTACAAAGTCAGAGTACCAGAGAATCCAGTTAATGGAACACACATAATAACACTCAATGCCACAGACTTGGATGAAGGTATTTTTAAGGAAGTTACTTATTCCTTTAGCAGCCTAGTACCTCCCAAAGTTAAAAACACCTTCCAAATAAGTGACAGCACTGGTGACATCAAGGTTGTAGGACCATTAGATTATGAAGACATTAATTTGTGGGAAATTCAAGTTGTAGCAGAAGATAAAGGCAATCCTCCTTTGGCTGGACACTGTAAAGTAGTAATAGAGATTCTAGACATGAATGACAACACCCCTCAGCTTTCATTGAAATCCCTGTCAGTGCCTGTGCCTGAGGACTCCCCACAAGGTACTATGGTGGCCTTGATTAGTATCTCAGACAGAGACTCTGGACCCAATGGGCAAGTGAGCTGCTCCTTGTGGCCTTCTGGGATTCCCTTCAAGttggtatctaccttcaagaaTTACTATTCACTGATGTTGGAAGAAACCCTGGATCGGGAGCAGATGGCTGAGTATGTGCTCGTGGTGATGGCTCACGATGAAGGGACTCCATCACTGTCAGCCAGCAGCACCTTGTTGGTGCCCATTGGTGATGTGAATGACAATGCACCTGCTTTTGCTCAGCCCTCCTACACGGTCTTTGTGAAGGAGAACAACCCACCAGGTGCTCACATCTTCACAGTGTCTGCTTCAGACCCAGATGTGGCTGAGAACAGCCTGATCAGCTACTGGATCGATGAGAAGCTCTGGCCACTGACAAGCTACATCTCAGTTCATTCAGAGAGTGGGAAGGTCTATGCCTTGCAACCCTTGGATTATGAGGAGCTGAAGCTTCTGGAGTTCCAAGTGAGGGCCAAGGACGCTGGGCTGCCTTCCCTGTGTGGAAATGTGACTATTCAGGTCTTTGTGGTTGACGAGAATGACAACGCACCTGAAGTATCAAGAGCCGCAGAATCACCCATCATGTTGGTCATCCCGATAAAAGCTGGACATGCAGTGGGCAAGATCCATGCCCTGGATGCTGACTCAGGTTACAATGCATGGTTGCGCTATGAGCTGCATGAAGCCAATAATGGCCCCTGGCGGGTGGGGCTTTACAGTGGTGAGATTAGCACCACACACGCCCTGGATGAAGCAGCAGGCAGTGTTGGCACCCAGAATATTTTAGTGTTGGTGAAGGACCATGGCAAGCCAGCACTGTCAGCTACAGCCACCCTGAGTGTGTCACTTGTGGCAAGCACCCAGGCAGTTCAGGCTGATGCCCACCTTGTCAGGTTGGGAGGGAGCCCAAAGCCCCAGGTGGAAAATGTCAACGTCTACCTGGTCATTGCCATCTGCTCAGTGTCCAGCTTGTTCCTGCTGGCGATCATAGTATACATCTCCCTGCGATGCCGTTGCCAGGCCAAGGAGGCCATGGTGTATGGTCCTGGCACAGCCACGCTGGTATGTGCCAGTGAAGTGGGCAGCTGGTCTTATTCAAACCGTCACAGCCACATCCTGGCAGGTGTGAGTGGGGAGGCTGGTGCCAAAAGTGACCTCATGGTTTTCACTCCAAATGTTCCTGTATTTGCAATGAATGGGGATGCAGGAAATGGAAAGGAGCTTATTTCAAATTCATCAGATGAG GAATTTGCACCACCTTCCACTCTGTCCTGGAGGGTCTTAGAATTCACCGGGACCTGTAGAGCAGAGGGAATATAA